One stretch of Scyliorhinus canicula chromosome 7, sScyCan1.1, whole genome shotgun sequence DNA includes these proteins:
- the LOC119969349 gene encoding putative per-hexamer repeat protein 5 isoform X2, whose translation MAAASQSLGGGRPASVPEARVSPANRYTGFRDQIQQVLGWKKGIKHQPTTGESRSEQGIHTVLGKGAGTEQGTHTVLRKDAGSEQGTHFDLGKCAASEQDTHTVLGKGAGSEQGTHSDLGKGAGSEWGTHTVLRKDAGSEQGTHTVLEKGAGSEQDTHTVLGKGAGSEQDTHTVLGKGAGSEQSTHTVLGKDAGSEHGTPTVPGRVAMSEEIFQLPLDKVPDSLPVAIDEPKSEQYVQDLNLKSESKPDSQQIVDSGSEQEAPGLDWGNRSKLGNQSKWRDGAGSQQGTHSVLGKGAGTEQGTHTVLGKGAGSELGTHSALGNGAVAEQGTHTVRGKGAGSKQGIHTALGKYAGSELGTHSALGKGTGSEQGTHSALGKRAGSEQSTHSALGKGAGSDQGTHYVLGKGAGSEQSTHSVLGKGAGSDQSTHSALGKGAGSEQSTHSALGKGTGSEQGTHTVLGKGAVSEQSTHSALGKGAWSEQGTHSVQGKGARSEQGTHTVLGEGAGSEQGTHIVLGKGAGSEQGTHTVLGKDAGSEQGTPASCNLGSEKLTQFVASHLRTEKSIQPALDEDRGSGQMVQPVLGEDRGSGQRVQPVLGEGSCSGLRVQPVLGEGSRSGQKDQTALGEESWLGQSVQPILGEGRESGQRVRLMIGMNPKIPNLDLKLESDEEPQPVIGTDSHSVHCTQSAVDRGIKVKQRIKPVVLRDVRSAQHMQAFLPFKKRSEHCIHLPLGMNRFNKHRKQPLKCQDVGLEPWVQPALTGNVGLEQQIFIRLTRNLSYISGLYDSVRLADGCSPLPEQHSSPDGVHLCPGKKDLPPRPTVRKRAKSCPGSPGERRMRGNSTSSNRVRFADSIGMELTEVRNYDSAEEPTVPEYVLANLSNQEPIGQLIWVQCLKREFINPKEDVHFDERVNRQKVCLEAVTDSELVISGTILVINLAYHKDVTVRYTCSDWNLFADVPALFESSIEGKTDRFTFTLNLSIHTLKPGSCVQFAIKYTVNGIDFWDNNDNNNYRMTYQPFQIMVPINNDNSMDNSN comes from the exons ATGGCAGCAGCTTCCCAGAGTCTGGGCGGGGGGCGACCAGCGTCAGTGCCAGAGGCTCGGGTATCCCCGGCTAATCGCTACACAGGCTTCAGAGACCAGATCCAGCAGGTTTTGGGCTGGAAGAAAGGGATAAAACACCAGCCAACAACAGGAGAATCACGGTCAGAGCAGGGCATACACACTGTCCTGGGGAAGGGTGCTGGGACAGAGCAGGGCACCCACACTGTCCTGAGGAAGGATGCTGGGTCAGAGCAGGGCACCCACTTTGATCTGGGGAAGTGTGCTGCGTCAGAGCAGGACACCCATACAGTCCTGGGGAAGGGTGCTGGGTCAGAGCAGGGCACCCACTCTGATCTGGGGAAGGGTGCTGGGTCAGAGTGGGGCACACACACTGTCTTGAGGAAGGATGCTGGGTCAGAGCAGGGCACCCACACAGTCCTGGAGAAGGGTGCTGGGTCAGAGCAGGACACCCACACAGTCCTGGGGAAGGGTGCTGGGTCAGAGCAGGACACCCACACAGTCCTGGGGAAGGGTGCTGGGTCAGAGCAGAGCACCCACACTGTCCTGGGGAAGGATGCTGGGTCAGAGCATGGCACCCCCACTGTCCCAGGTAGGGTTGCTATGTCAGAGGAAATTTTTCAGCTCCCCCTGGATAAAGTTCCAGACAGCCTGCCAGTGGCCATTGATGAGCCAAAGTCAGAACAATATGTCCAAGACTTGAATTTGAAGTCTGAATCGAAACCAGACTCCCAGCAAATTGTGGATTCAGGGTCAGAACAGGAAGCACCAGGTCTTGATTGGGGCAACAGATCAAAGCTGGGCAACCAGTCCAAATGGAGAGACGGTGCTGGGTCACAGCAGGgcacccactctgtcctggggaaGG GTGCTGGGACAGAGCAGGGCACCCACACAGTCCTGGGGAAGGGTGCTGGGTCAGAGCTGGGCACCCACTCTGCCCTGGGGAATGGTGCTGTGGCAGAGCAGGGCACCCACACTGTCCGAGGGAAGGGTGCTGGGTCAAAACAGGGCATCCACACTGCCCTGGGGAAATATGCTGGGTCAGAGCTGGGCACCCACTCTGCCCTGGGGAAGGGGACTGGGTCAGAGCAGGGCACCCACTCTGCCCTGGGGAAGCGTGCTGGGTCAGAGCAGAGCACCCACTCTGCCCTGGGGAAGGGTGCTGGGTCAGATCAGGGCACCCACTATGTCCTGGGGAAGGGTGCTGGGTCAGAGCAGAgcacccactctgtcctggggaaGGGTGCTGGGTCAGACCAGAGCACCCACTCTGCCCTAGGGAAGGGTGCTGGGTCAGAGCAGAGCACCCACTCTGCCCTAGGGAAGGGTACTGGGTCAGAACAGGGCACACACACTGTCCTGGGGAAGGGTGCTGTGTCAGAGCAGAGCACCCACTCTGCCCTGGGGAAGGGTGCTTGGTCAGAACAGGGCACCCACTCTGTCCAGGGGAAGGGAGCTAGGTCAGAACAGGGCACCCACACTGTCCTAGGGGAGGGTGCTGGGTCAGAACAGGGCACCCACATTGTCCTAGGAAAGGGTGCTGGGTCAGAACAGGGCACCCACACTGTCCTAG GGAAGGATGCTGGGTCAGAACAGGGCACCCCTGCTAGTTGCAATTTAGGGTCAGAAAAACTGACTCAGTTTGTAGCCAGTCATCTGAGAACAGAAAAATCCATTCAACCTGCCCTAGATGAGGACAGAGGATCTGGGCAGATGGTCCAGCCTGTCCTGGGTGAGGACagaggatctgggcagagggtcCAGCCTGTCTTGGGTGAGGGTAGCTGCTCAGGACTGAGGGTACAACCTGTCCTGGGTGAGGGTAGCAGGTCGGGGCAGAAGGACCAGACTGCCCTGGGTGAGGAGAGCTGGTTGGGACAGAGTGTCCAGCCTATCCTGGGTGAGGGTAGAGAATCCGGGCAGAGGGTCAGGCTGATGATCGGTATGAATCCAAAGATTCCAAATTTGGACTTGAAGTTGGAATCAGATGAAGAGCCACAACCAGTTATTGGGACAGATTCGCATTCAGTACATTGTACACAGTCAGCTGTAGACCGTGGCATAAAGGTAAAGCAGAgaatcaaacctgttgtacttCGCGATGTGAGGTCAGCACAGCACATGCAAGCTTTCCTGCCCTTTAAGAAGAGATCGGAGCATTGCATTCATCTCCCTTTGGGTATGAATAGGTTCAACAAGCACCGTAAACAGCCTCTGAAGTGCCAGGATGTTGGATTGGAGCCTTGGGTGCAGCCTGCACTCACTGGGAATGTAGGCCTCGAGCAACAAATCTTCATTCGCCTCACTCGAAACCTGAGCTACATTTCAGGCCTGTATGATAGTGTCCGCCTGGCTGATGGATGTAGCCCACTACCTGAACAGCACAGTTCACCAGATGGAGTGCACCTTTGTCCAGGTAAGAAGGACTTGCCACCACGGCCAACTGTGCGTAAGCGGGCAAAATCCTGCCCAGGTTCCCCGGGAGAAAGAAGGATGCGTGGCAACAGCACGAGTAGTAACAGAGTGAGATTTGCTGATTCAATCGGCATGGAGTTAACTGAAGTTCGAAACTATGATTCAGCAGAAGAGCCAACTGTGCCTGAATATGTATTAGCTAACCTTAGTAATCAAGAGCCTATTGGACAGCTGATTTGGGTGCAGTGTTTGAAAAGGGAATTTATCAATCCCAAAGAAGATGTACATTTTGATGAACGTGTAAACAGACAGAAGGTGTGCCTGGAAGCGGTGACGGACTCAGAATTGGTTATCAGTGGCACCATCCTGGTCATAAACCTGGCGTATCATAAGGATGTGACAGTCCGTTACACCTGCAGTGATTGGAACCTTTTCGCTGATGTCCCAGCCTTATTTGAAAGCAGCATTGAAGGCAAAACCGACCGTTTCACCTTCACACTGAACTTATCAATTCATACTCTGAAGCCAGGCTCCTGTGTCCAGTTTGCTATCAAGTACACAGTCAATGGCATAGACTTCTGGGACAACAATGACAATAACAATTACAGGATGACTTACCAGCCTTTTCAGATCATGGTCCCCATCAATAATGACAACAGTATGGATAATTCCAACTGA
- the LOC119969349 gene encoding putative per-hexamer repeat protein 5 isoform X1 has protein sequence MAAASQSLGGGRPASVPEARVSPANRYTGFRDQIQQVLGWKKGIKHQPTTGESRSEQGIHTVLGKGAGTEQGTHTVLRKDAGSEQGTHFDLGKCAASEQDTHTVLGKGAGSEQGTHSDLGKGAGSEWGTHTVLRKDAGSEQGTHTVLEKGAGSEQDTHTVLGKGAGSEQDTHTVLGKGAGSEQSTHTVLGKDAGSEHGTPTVPGRVAMSEEIFQLPLDKVPDSLPVAIDEPKSEQYVQDLNLKSESKPDSQQIVDSGSEQEAPGLDWGNRSKLGNQSKWRDGAGSQQGTHSVLGKGAGTEQGTHTVLGKGAGSELGTHSALGNGAVAEQGTHTVRGKGAGSKQGIHTALGKYAGSELGTHSALGKGTGSEQGTHSALGKRAGSEQSTHSALGKGAGSDQGTHYVLGKGAGSEQSTHSVLGKGAGSDQSTHSALGKGAGSEQSTHSALGKGTGSEQGTHTVLGKGAVSEQSTHSALGKGAWSEQGTHSVQGKGARSEQGTHTVLGEGAGSEQGTHIVLGKGAGSEQGTHTVLGKGAGSEQGTHTVLGKDAGSEQGTPASCNLGSEKLTQFVASHLRTEKSIQPALDEDRGSGQMVQPVLGEDRGSGQRVQPVLGEGSCSGLRVQPVLGEGSRSGQKDQTALGEESWLGQSVQPILGEGRESGQRVRLMIGMNPKIPNLDLKLESDEEPQPVIGTDSHSVHCTQSAVDRGIKVKQRIKPVVLRDVRSAQHMQAFLPFKKRSEHCIHLPLGMNRFNKHRKQPLKCQDVGLEPWVQPALTGNVGLEQQIFIRLTRNLSYISGLYDSVRLADGCSPLPEQHSSPDGVHLCPGKKDLPPRPTVRKRAKSCPGSPGERRMRGNSTSSNRVRFADSIGMELTEVRNYDSAEEPTVPEYVLANLSNQEPIGQLIWVQCLKREFINPKEDVHFDERVNRQKVCLEAVTDSELVISGTILVINLAYHKDVTVRYTCSDWNLFADVPALFESSIEGKTDRFTFTLNLSIHTLKPGSCVQFAIKYTVNGIDFWDNNDNNNYRMTYQPFQIMVPINNDNSMDNSN, from the exons ATGGCAGCAGCTTCCCAGAGTCTGGGCGGGGGGCGACCAGCGTCAGTGCCAGAGGCTCGGGTATCCCCGGCTAATCGCTACACAGGCTTCAGAGACCAGATCCAGCAGGTTTTGGGCTGGAAGAAAGGGATAAAACACCAGCCAACAACAGGAGAATCACGGTCAGAGCAGGGCATACACACTGTCCTGGGGAAGGGTGCTGGGACAGAGCAGGGCACCCACACTGTCCTGAGGAAGGATGCTGGGTCAGAGCAGGGCACCCACTTTGATCTGGGGAAGTGTGCTGCGTCAGAGCAGGACACCCATACAGTCCTGGGGAAGGGTGCTGGGTCAGAGCAGGGCACCCACTCTGATCTGGGGAAGGGTGCTGGGTCAGAGTGGGGCACACACACTGTCTTGAGGAAGGATGCTGGGTCAGAGCAGGGCACCCACACAGTCCTGGAGAAGGGTGCTGGGTCAGAGCAGGACACCCACACAGTCCTGGGGAAGGGTGCTGGGTCAGAGCAGGACACCCACACAGTCCTGGGGAAGGGTGCTGGGTCAGAGCAGAGCACCCACACTGTCCTGGGGAAGGATGCTGGGTCAGAGCATGGCACCCCCACTGTCCCAGGTAGGGTTGCTATGTCAGAGGAAATTTTTCAGCTCCCCCTGGATAAAGTTCCAGACAGCCTGCCAGTGGCCATTGATGAGCCAAAGTCAGAACAATATGTCCAAGACTTGAATTTGAAGTCTGAATCGAAACCAGACTCCCAGCAAATTGTGGATTCAGGGTCAGAACAGGAAGCACCAGGTCTTGATTGGGGCAACAGATCAAAGCTGGGCAACCAGTCCAAATGGAGAGACGGTGCTGGGTCACAGCAGGgcacccactctgtcctggggaaGG GTGCTGGGACAGAGCAGGGCACCCACACAGTCCTGGGGAAGGGTGCTGGGTCAGAGCTGGGCACCCACTCTGCCCTGGGGAATGGTGCTGTGGCAGAGCAGGGCACCCACACTGTCCGAGGGAAGGGTGCTGGGTCAAAACAGGGCATCCACACTGCCCTGGGGAAATATGCTGGGTCAGAGCTGGGCACCCACTCTGCCCTGGGGAAGGGGACTGGGTCAGAGCAGGGCACCCACTCTGCCCTGGGGAAGCGTGCTGGGTCAGAGCAGAGCACCCACTCTGCCCTGGGGAAGGGTGCTGGGTCAGATCAGGGCACCCACTATGTCCTGGGGAAGGGTGCTGGGTCAGAGCAGAgcacccactctgtcctggggaaGGGTGCTGGGTCAGACCAGAGCACCCACTCTGCCCTAGGGAAGGGTGCTGGGTCAGAGCAGAGCACCCACTCTGCCCTAGGGAAGGGTACTGGGTCAGAACAGGGCACACACACTGTCCTGGGGAAGGGTGCTGTGTCAGAGCAGAGCACCCACTCTGCCCTGGGGAAGGGTGCTTGGTCAGAACAGGGCACCCACTCTGTCCAGGGGAAGGGAGCTAGGTCAGAACAGGGCACCCACACTGTCCTAGGGGAGGGTGCTGGGTCAGAACAGGGCACCCACATTGTCCTAGGAAAGGGTGCTGGGTCAGAACAGGGCACCCACACTGTCCTAGGTAAGGGTGCTGGGTCAGAACAGGGCACCCACACTGTCCTAGGGAAGGATGCTGGGTCAGAACAGGGCACCCCTGCTAGTTGCAATTTAGGGTCAGAAAAACTGACTCAGTTTGTAGCCAGTCATCTGAGAACAGAAAAATCCATTCAACCTGCCCTAGATGAGGACAGAGGATCTGGGCAGATGGTCCAGCCTGTCCTGGGTGAGGACagaggatctgggcagagggtcCAGCCTGTCTTGGGTGAGGGTAGCTGCTCAGGACTGAGGGTACAACCTGTCCTGGGTGAGGGTAGCAGGTCGGGGCAGAAGGACCAGACTGCCCTGGGTGAGGAGAGCTGGTTGGGACAGAGTGTCCAGCCTATCCTGGGTGAGGGTAGAGAATCCGGGCAGAGGGTCAGGCTGATGATCGGTATGAATCCAAAGATTCCAAATTTGGACTTGAAGTTGGAATCAGATGAAGAGCCACAACCAGTTATTGGGACAGATTCGCATTCAGTACATTGTACACAGTCAGCTGTAGACCGTGGCATAAAGGTAAAGCAGAgaatcaaacctgttgtacttCGCGATGTGAGGTCAGCACAGCACATGCAAGCTTTCCTGCCCTTTAAGAAGAGATCGGAGCATTGCATTCATCTCCCTTTGGGTATGAATAGGTTCAACAAGCACCGTAAACAGCCTCTGAAGTGCCAGGATGTTGGATTGGAGCCTTGGGTGCAGCCTGCACTCACTGGGAATGTAGGCCTCGAGCAACAAATCTTCATTCGCCTCACTCGAAACCTGAGCTACATTTCAGGCCTGTATGATAGTGTCCGCCTGGCTGATGGATGTAGCCCACTACCTGAACAGCACAGTTCACCAGATGGAGTGCACCTTTGTCCAGGTAAGAAGGACTTGCCACCACGGCCAACTGTGCGTAAGCGGGCAAAATCCTGCCCAGGTTCCCCGGGAGAAAGAAGGATGCGTGGCAACAGCACGAGTAGTAACAGAGTGAGATTTGCTGATTCAATCGGCATGGAGTTAACTGAAGTTCGAAACTATGATTCAGCAGAAGAGCCAACTGTGCCTGAATATGTATTAGCTAACCTTAGTAATCAAGAGCCTATTGGACAGCTGATTTGGGTGCAGTGTTTGAAAAGGGAATTTATCAATCCCAAAGAAGATGTACATTTTGATGAACGTGTAAACAGACAGAAGGTGTGCCTGGAAGCGGTGACGGACTCAGAATTGGTTATCAGTGGCACCATCCTGGTCATAAACCTGGCGTATCATAAGGATGTGACAGTCCGTTACACCTGCAGTGATTGGAACCTTTTCGCTGATGTCCCAGCCTTATTTGAAAGCAGCATTGAAGGCAAAACCGACCGTTTCACCTTCACACTGAACTTATCAATTCATACTCTGAAGCCAGGCTCCTGTGTCCAGTTTGCTATCAAGTACACAGTCAATGGCATAGACTTCTGGGACAACAATGACAATAACAATTACAGGATGACTTACCAGCCTTTTCAGATCATGGTCCCCATCAATAATGACAACAGTATGGATAATTCCAACTGA